A section of the Dehalobacter sp. DCM genome encodes:
- a CDS encoding homoserine dehydrogenase: MRKITIGLLGFGTVGSGTAAILENNRYDISTRSNTEIVIKKALVRDIRKQRPGAEHITLTNDPNEILEDPEIDIVVELIGGIEPARSYILQALNNGKNVVTANKDLLAESGEELLEAARVNGRDLYFEASVAGGIPIIAALRQSLTANKITSLVGIINGTTNYILSAMTEQGRDFADVLKEAQELGYAEADPVSDVEGLDAGRKLAILASLAFNTRVTFHDVYAEGISNISSADIRYADELGCVIKLLAIGKHQESGVEVRVHPAILPKRHPLANINGVYNAIYVTGDAIGETMFYGKGAGAYPTGSSVVADIIQITRNMNAGSEGILNCSCYNHYPIIARDNFTTGYYIRLKVKDEPKVFATLALFFAEAGISFNSIIQKPRQDKSAEIVLVTHPCREGQLQQALHSVNAYDKLDKVYNVLRFETNAI, from the coding sequence ATGAGAAAAATTACTATAGGATTGCTTGGGTTTGGTACTGTCGGTTCGGGTACCGCCGCTATTCTTGAAAATAATCGCTATGACATTTCTACACGTTCCAATACGGAAATAGTTATTAAAAAAGCGTTAGTCCGGGATATCCGTAAGCAAAGACCGGGAGCAGAGCATATCACTCTGACCAATGACCCGAATGAGATACTGGAAGACCCGGAAATCGATATTGTTGTTGAGCTTATCGGTGGTATTGAACCCGCTCGCTCTTATATCCTTCAGGCTTTAAATAACGGCAAAAATGTCGTAACGGCAAATAAAGATTTGCTGGCTGAATCCGGTGAAGAGTTGCTGGAAGCAGCAAGAGTGAATGGCCGCGATTTGTATTTCGAGGCCAGTGTCGCCGGCGGGATCCCGATTATTGCCGCACTCCGCCAATCATTAACCGCCAATAAAATCACTTCCCTGGTGGGGATTATCAATGGCACGACTAACTATATCCTATCCGCAATGACCGAACAGGGGCGGGATTTTGCCGATGTATTGAAAGAAGCGCAGGAATTAGGCTATGCTGAAGCAGATCCTGTCTCTGATGTCGAAGGGCTTGATGCCGGTCGAAAACTGGCGATCCTCGCCTCTCTTGCTTTCAACACACGCGTAACGTTTCATGATGTCTATGCCGAGGGAATTTCAAACATATCTTCAGCCGATATCCGGTATGCCGATGAATTAGGCTGTGTGATCAAGCTTTTAGCTATAGGCAAACATCAAGAAAGCGGTGTAGAAGTCCGCGTGCACCCTGCTATTCTTCCTAAGCGCCATCCATTAGCGAATATCAATGGTGTCTATAACGCCATTTATGTCACAGGGGATGCCATCGGCGAAACGATGTTTTATGGGAAAGGTGCAGGCGCCTATCCAACCGGAAGCTCCGTCGTCGCGGATATCATTCAGATCACCCGAAACATGAATGCCGGATCAGAGGGTATCTTGAATTGCAGCTGTTATAATCATTATCCCATTATTGCACGCGATAATTTCACCACCGGCTATTATATCCGCTTAAAAGTGAAAGATGAGCCCAAAGTATTTGCGACTCTCGCTTTATTCTTTGCCGAAGCGGGGATTAGTTTTAACTCGATTATCCAGAAACCAAGACAGGACAAGAGCGCCGAAATCGTCCTGGTGACTCACCCCTGCCGAGAGGGGCAGCTCCAACAAGCCCTGCACTCTGTCAATGCATACGATAAACTGGATAAAGTATATAATGTCCTCCGGTTTGAAACAAATGCAATCTAG
- the coaE gene encoding dephospho-CoA kinase (Dephospho-CoA kinase (CoaE) performs the final step in coenzyme A biosynthesis.) — MIRIGLTGGIGSGKTSVSKWFAQKGIPVFDADQVVHQLYADKDGKLVTEIGKLFGADCIADGRIDRYALGQVVFNNPDARAELEALVHPRVMDEMLKQCQEAELAGNKMMIIEIPLLLEKGFDKRIDEVWVVYVPSEIQIKRLMQRNNMTREEAVLRINSQMPLAQKKEMAHIVIDNSGSWAETEKQLDDLWRKYT; from the coding sequence ATGATCAGGATAGGACTGACAGGCGGTATCGGCAGTGGAAAAACGAGCGTCTCCAAATGGTTTGCGCAGAAGGGCATTCCGGTTTTTGATGCCGACCAAGTGGTTCATCAGCTCTATGCGGACAAAGATGGGAAGCTTGTAACGGAAATAGGCAAGTTGTTTGGCGCAGATTGTATTGCTGATGGAAGAATAGACCGCTATGCTCTCGGACAAGTTGTATTTAATAACCCGGATGCGCGGGCTGAATTGGAAGCGCTCGTTCACCCACGCGTTATGGATGAGATGTTAAAACAATGCCAAGAAGCAGAATTAGCCGGTAATAAAATGATGATCATCGAAATCCCGCTTCTGCTGGAAAAAGGGTTTGATAAGCGTATTGATGAAGTATGGGTCGTTTATGTCCCGTCTGAAATTCAAATAAAACGATTGATGCAAAGAAACAATATGACCCGGGAAGAAGCCGTGTTACGGATCAATTCTCAAATGCCGCTGGCTCAGAAGAAGGAAATGGCACATATCGTGATCGATAACTCAGGAAGCTGGGCGGAAACAGAAAAGCAGCTTGACGATCTCTGGAGGAAGTACACATAA
- the ilvD gene encoding dihydroxy-acid dehydratase has product MNSDLIKTGIDRAPQRSLLRALGLTDREITKPIIGVVNSFNEFVPGHMHLRQLAEAVKAGVRENGGTPLEFSTIGVCDGIAMGHTGMHFSLASRELITDSVEIMARAHAVDALVFIPSCDKIVPGMLMAAMRLNLPSIVISGGPMLPGRHEGKTVDFITVYEGVGKVVSGQEGEEWLQGLEKTACPTCGSCAGMFTANSMNCLTEAIGMALPGNGTIPAVYSDRIRLAKESGYQVMELLRNDIRPRDIVTKTAIMNGIAADMALGCSTNTILHLPAIAYEGDIAFDLADINTISDKTPQICKLSPAVGGHYLVDLNEAGGISAVLKSLIEAGLFDGSGMTVSGCSMTERLKNAEVKNSQVIRPLNDPYSHEGGLRALFGNFAPEGAVIKVGALADRNIVFEGAAKVYDGEDAAAEAIRSGVIQAGDVCIIRYEGPKGGPGMREMLGPTAMLAGMGLDSSVALLTDGRFSGGSRGLSIGHISPEAALGGEIAFIENGDIIRIDLANRTIDWLLPEEQKIERRKNYSSEKGLERTNQIAGRTGYLGRYVRFVQSANKGAAFRTVKGDS; this is encoded by the coding sequence ATGAACAGTGACTTAATTAAAACAGGAATTGATAGGGCACCGCAACGGTCACTTTTGAGGGCGCTTGGACTAACAGATCGCGAGATTACAAAACCGATCATCGGTGTTGTTAATTCATTTAATGAATTTGTTCCCGGTCATATGCATCTCCGTCAATTGGCAGAGGCTGTAAAAGCGGGAGTTCGCGAAAACGGCGGGACGCCGCTCGAATTCTCAACAATTGGGGTGTGTGACGGCATAGCCATGGGACATACCGGCATGCATTTTTCCTTGGCCAGCCGCGAGTTGATAACCGATTCTGTTGAAATTATGGCCAGAGCCCACGCAGTGGATGCGTTGGTATTCATACCCAGCTGTGACAAAATTGTCCCCGGTATGCTGATGGCTGCAATGCGGCTGAACCTCCCGTCAATAGTCATCAGCGGAGGCCCAATGCTTCCGGGCCGTCATGAAGGAAAGACGGTGGATTTTATCACCGTCTATGAAGGTGTCGGTAAGGTTGTTAGTGGTCAAGAAGGTGAAGAATGGCTGCAGGGACTGGAGAAAACAGCTTGCCCGACATGTGGTTCCTGTGCCGGCATGTTTACGGCCAATTCGATGAATTGCCTGACAGAAGCTATAGGCATGGCCTTGCCTGGAAACGGCACGATCCCGGCTGTCTATTCGGATAGAATCAGACTGGCTAAAGAGAGTGGTTACCAGGTCATGGAACTGTTAAGAAACGATATTCGCCCGCGAGATATTGTGACGAAAACGGCCATTATGAACGGGATAGCTGCGGATATGGCTCTTGGCTGTTCAACCAATACCATTCTTCATCTGCCTGCCATTGCTTATGAAGGGGATATTGCCTTTGACTTGGCGGATATTAATACGATCAGTGATAAGACACCTCAAATATGCAAATTGAGTCCTGCCGTCGGCGGGCACTATTTAGTGGATTTGAATGAGGCGGGCGGTATCAGCGCCGTGCTTAAGAGCCTCATTGAAGCGGGTTTATTTGACGGCTCCGGAATGACAGTATCCGGCTGTTCAATGACTGAAAGACTTAAAAACGCCGAGGTTAAGAATTCACAGGTTATCCGACCGCTTAATGATCCGTATTCCCACGAAGGCGGTTTGCGTGCCTTATTTGGTAATTTCGCCCCGGAAGGAGCTGTCATTAAAGTAGGTGCTTTGGCAGACCGGAATATCGTTTTTGAAGGAGCAGCCAAGGTCTATGACGGGGAGGATGCAGCGGCCGAAGCGATACGCAGTGGTGTCATTCAAGCCGGCGATGTCTGTATCATTCGTTATGAAGGACCAAAAGGCGGTCCGGGGATGAGAGAAATGCTTGGACCGACGGCGATGCTAGCCGGTATGGGGCTGGATTCATCTGTCGCCCTTCTCACAGACGGACGGTTTTCCGGAGGGAGCCGAGGTCTATCGATCGGACATATATCGCCGGAAGCCGCTTTAGGTGGCGAAATCGCTTTCATAGAAAATGGCGACATTATTCGTATTGATTTAGCCAATAGAACGATTGATTGGCTGCTGCCGGAGGAACAAAAGATAGAGAGAAGAAAGAATTATTCGTCGGAGAAAGGTTTGGAAAGAACGAATCAAATCGCCGGCCGTACAGGATATCTCGGGCGTTACGTCCGCTTTGTACAATCTGCCAACAAAGGAGCAGCATTCCGAACAGTTAAGGGGGACTCGTAA
- a CDS encoding lytic transglycosylase domain-containing protein: protein MVEKYAAENDIDPLLVIAVIREESRFIPKSKSAKGAVGLMQLMPNTAQDIAKKLGENFEQINLNDPDTNIRYGTWYLAQLEKEFSGNLVLTLASYNAGIGRVKGWLSEYPKATGAYQIEDIPFPETEDYATNVLKAYHQYKDLYGN from the coding sequence ATGGTCGAAAAATACGCAGCAGAAAACGATATCGATCCGTTACTGGTTATTGCTGTTATTCGCGAGGAAAGCCGTTTCATCCCCAAGTCTAAATCAGCCAAAGGGGCAGTAGGTCTTATGCAGTTGATGCCGAATACAGCCCAAGACATAGCGAAAAAACTGGGTGAAAACTTCGAACAGATCAATTTAAACGATCCGGACACGAATATACGCTATGGCACATGGTACCTCGCTCAGTTAGAAAAGGAATTCTCGGGTAATTTAGTACTTACCCTTGCATCGTATAATGCCGGGATTGGCAGGGTAAAAGGTTGGTTAAGTGAATACCCGAAAGCTACGGGTGCTTACCAGATCGAGGATATTCCTTTCCCAGAAACAGAAGACTATGCCACAAATGTGCTTAAAGCCTATCATCAGTATAAGGATCTGTATGGTAATTAA
- the thrB gene encoding homoserine kinase gives MFHVKVPATSANLGPGFDCMGLALTLYNNFYAEKSDKLEFILKGTYTQNIPTDERNLLWRTACRLWKKIDYTPTPLRITLDSCVPPARGLGSSSTAVVGGLMIANAVAGNPLDRFELLKLASEIEGHPDNVTPAICGGITLTVMTKDVLIPRCLAKNPLFKSVVVIPDILVETEKARKILPASVSRADVIYNASRVGLLVDAFINEEYSLLAVATQDKIHQNQRASLIPGMTDALNSAVEAGAYGAALSGSGPTLIAFCPDGNVDTVAETMKAVLSKHSLSSVTMALDVDSEGAVLTTTSSSY, from the coding sequence ATGTTTCACGTAAAAGTACCCGCGACTTCAGCAAATTTAGGTCCTGGCTTTGATTGCATGGGACTGGCATTAACGTTGTACAATAACTTTTATGCAGAAAAGAGCGATAAACTGGAGTTTATCCTCAAAGGGACCTATACCCAAAACATACCCACTGATGAAAGAAATTTATTATGGCGCACCGCATGCCGTCTTTGGAAAAAGATTGATTATACACCTACCCCTTTAAGGATTACGCTTGATAGCTGTGTACCGCCGGCTCGCGGTCTTGGCAGCAGTTCGACTGCTGTCGTCGGCGGTCTGATGATTGCCAATGCGGTTGCCGGTAATCCGCTGGATCGTTTTGAACTGCTCAAACTTGCTTCGGAGATCGAAGGGCATCCGGACAATGTTACGCCGGCTATCTGCGGTGGGATCACGTTGACTGTCATGACAAAAGATGTTCTTATTCCCAGATGCCTGGCAAAAAATCCATTATTCAAGTCAGTTGTTGTCATACCGGATATCCTGGTAGAAACGGAGAAAGCACGGAAGATACTTCCAGCCAGCGTATCCCGTGCCGATGTCATTTATAATGCTTCCCGTGTCGGTCTCTTAGTTGATGCCTTCATTAATGAAGAGTATTCTTTGCTGGCTGTAGCAACTCAAGATAAGATCCACCAGAACCAGCGAGCGTCTCTGATCCCAGGGATGACAGATGCACTAAACTCAGCGGTTGAAGCCGGTGCTTATGGTGCAGCCCTTAGCGGCTCAGGCCCTACCTTGATCGCCTTCTGCCCCGACGGCAATGTAGACACGGTTGCCGAGACAATGAAAGCGGTGTTAAGCAAGCATTCCCTAAGCTCTGTGACAATGGCACTGGACGTAGACTCTGAAGGTGCTGTATTAACCACAACATCGTCATCTTATTAA
- a CDS encoding zinc-ribbon domain containing protein produces the protein MFEDKVLTCKECGAEFTFSASEQEFYAEKGFTNEPGRCPACRAARKAQTRGNSGYGRQQREMFPAVCAACGQETTVPFQPSGDKPVYCRDCFQSRKSNW, from the coding sequence ATGTTTGAAGACAAAGTGTTAACCTGTAAGGAATGTGGAGCCGAGTTTACTTTTTCTGCGTCAGAACAAGAATTCTATGCTGAAAAAGGCTTCACCAATGAACCTGGCCGCTGCCCGGCTTGCCGTGCTGCAAGAAAAGCTCAAACCAGAGGCAATAGTGGTTATGGCCGTCAACAGCGCGAAATGTTCCCTGCAGTCTGTGCCGCTTGTGGACAGGAAACAACTGTTCCTTTCCAACCGTCAGGCGATAAGCCGGTATATTGCCGTGATTGCTTCCAGTCTCGGAAAAGCAACTGGTAA
- a CDS encoding manganese efflux pump produces the protein MGMALVIALALSLDGFGVGMAYGLKRIRIPLSSLVIIGSCTALAMGISMLFGNLITPYFKVIQPGVLGAVVLIAIGIYQLVQAVRSSEALMKSAPAMSAGVYAVENIPLQAETNEESKACNPYKTIVSIHFFGLIIQVLQTPDAADIDGSGIITINESILLGVALALDAFVSGMAASMAGISLYAIAFVALLQVMMIFTGQILTGKLPANLLSKAKYLPGFVLILIGTLKLF, from the coding sequence ATGGGTATGGCGTTGGTCATTGCGTTGGCTTTGAGTTTGGACGGTTTCGGTGTGGGGATGGCTTATGGCTTAAAAAGGATCCGAATTCCTCTGAGTTCTCTGGTGATCATTGGTTCGTGTACAGCACTAGCCATGGGAATATCAATGTTGTTCGGTAATTTGATTACACCGTATTTCAAGGTGATCCAACCGGGGGTTCTAGGGGCTGTTGTCTTGATTGCCATTGGTATTTACCAACTGGTCCAGGCTGTTCGGAGCAGTGAGGCACTGATGAAATCCGCACCTGCCATGAGCGCTGGTGTGTATGCGGTAGAAAACATCCCGTTGCAAGCAGAGACCAATGAGGAATCCAAGGCATGTAACCCCTATAAAACAATAGTCAGTATCCATTTTTTCGGACTTATCATCCAGGTGTTGCAAACACCCGATGCAGCTGATATTGACGGTTCAGGAATTATCACCATCAACGAAAGTATTCTGCTTGGCGTAGCCTTGGCTTTAGATGCCTTTGTATCCGGGATGGCGGCGTCGATGGCAGGTATATCTTTATACGCCATTGCTTTCGTAGCGTTACTGCAGGTCATGATGATCTTTACAGGGCAAATATTAACAGGAAAGCTGCCAGCCAACCTGCTGTCCAAAGCAAAATACCTGCCGGGATTTGTTTTGATTCTTATTGGTACATTAAAGCTTTTTTAA
- a CDS encoding CarD family transcriptional regulator, whose product MFIKGDKVLYPLYGTCIIEDIVKNQILGDMKLCYTISIPKERMQVSIPVDRADTLGIRYLVDSEVIETILTGFYAEKTDPVMFENQRYCSELNKKKIKSGDIFLEREIIRDLTRKRLFNKLGNDDTKMLNNACQVFISEMMEVKGLAHEEAVQILDDVIEKCS is encoded by the coding sequence ATGTTTATAAAAGGGGATAAAGTACTATACCCGTTGTATGGGACCTGTATTATTGAAGATATTGTAAAAAATCAAATATTAGGGGATATGAAATTGTGCTATACCATCAGTATACCGAAGGAAAGGATGCAGGTTTCTATCCCTGTTGATCGTGCGGATACCTTAGGCATCCGGTATCTGGTTGACTCTGAAGTCATTGAAACGATTTTAACCGGTTTCTATGCCGAAAAAACAGATCCGGTCATGTTTGAGAACCAACGCTATTGCAGTGAACTTAATAAGAAGAAAATAAAAAGCGGCGATATTTTCTTGGAACGGGAAATTATTCGCGATTTGACCCGGAAAAGACTCTTTAATAAACTTGGAAATGATGATACCAAGATGTTGAATAATGCCTGTCAAGTCTTTATCAGCGAAATGATGGAAGTCAAAGGACTGGCGCATGAAGAGGCTGTTCAGATCCTGGATGATGTTATCGAAAAATGCAGTTAG